A segment of the Hallerella succinigenes genome:
CGTCGGTCTCATGGCTCAGGGGGCCGAAGAATACGGCAGCCACGACAAGACCTTTATCGCAACCGGCAAGGGCATTATCCGCGCAGTCAATTCGAAGGGAGACGTTCTCCTTTCGCAGAACGTGGAAGCAGGCGACATCTACCGTATGTGCCAGGCGAAGGACGCTCCGATTCGCGATTGGGTAAAGCTCGCCGTGAACCGTGCTAAGGCTGCCAACATGCCTGCAATCTTCTGGCTCGACCCGAACCGCGCCCACGACCGCGAAGTGCAAAAGAAGGTCGAAGTTTACCTTAAAGAATACGATCTTTCCGGTCTTTCGATTTCGATCAAATCCCCGACAGATGCAATCTTTGAAACGATGACCCGCGCCAAGAAGGGCGAAGATACTATCTCCGTCACGGGCAACGTGATGCGCGACTATCTCACCGACTTGTTCCCGATTCTCGAAGTTGGCACCTCTGCCAAGATGCTTTCCATTGTTCCGCTGATGGCGGGCGGTGGCATGTTCGAAACAGGTGCAGGCGGAAGCGCTCCGAAACAGGTGCAGCAGTTCCTCGCTGAAAACTACCTTCGCTGGGATTCCCTTGGCGAATACTTCGCCCTCGCCGCTTCTCTCGAACAGATCGGTACGCCGAAGGCCAAGGTTCTCGCCGAAGCGCTCGACAAAGCAAACGAAAAAATCCTCGATAACAACCGCACCCCGGAACGCAAGCTCGGCGGTCTCGACAACCGAGGCTCTCACTTCTACCTCGCCATGTACTGGGCACAAGAACTCGCCGTCCAGACGACGGACAGCGAACTTGCAGCCAAGTTCGCTCCGGTTGCCGAAGCGTTGACGAAAAGCGAACAGGAAATCGTTTCGGCTCTCGCCAAGGCTCAAGGCGTCTCCGTGGACATCGGCGGTTACTACGTCACCCAGCCGGAACTTCTCAAAAAGTGGATGCGTCCGGTCGAAGCTTTCAACCGGATTATCGACAACATCTAAGTTTCGAAAATTCGCAGAACTTTCGCGCAAAGGCTTTCCCACCAGGAAAGCCTTTGTTTTTTGCGAGATAGATTTATACATTTCTATTTATGAAGGAAAAAATTTTAAACTACATCAAAAGCTTCAACTGGAAGTTTTTATTTATTTTCGCCGCAGCATGTATTCTACTTGCGATTCTCAACAACATCCGTGCCGATGCAAATCACTCTGTCGAATGGATCGGCACCCAGGAAGTCTTTGAAAAACCGGAGGGGTTCTAATGAAAAAGCATATCCTCTCCACCATTTTATTGCTTATAGCCACATTCCTGACCGCAGTATGCGTCGCGGAAGTCGCCTTCCCGGAATCCTTCCTCACCTTTACCGATTATGAATCTTTAATCGAAAAGTTCCCGAAAATCTGGAAGTACAACATTCACGTAGGCATCGCTTCCCTGATCGTCTCCATTCTGCTTGTGATTCCCGCTTATTTGAAGGATAAGGAATTCACTATCAAAGGTCTTGAAACGCTGTTCCGCATCGGCATCGGCGGCATGTTCATCTTTGCAAGCCTTTTCAAGATCCAGGATCCGAAGCAGTTTGCCGTTCTCGTGGCACAGTACCAGTTCTTGCCGGATTTTGTGAACAACTTCTTTGCCCTGGTCTATCCGCAGTTTGAATTCTGGTTTGGCCTTGCACTCATCGTGACGCCGTTTACAAAGGAATGTTCCCTTGCGATTTTCGGCATGTTCGTAAGCTTTATCATCGCACTCATCTGGGCGCTTGCCCTGGACCTCGGCATCACCTGCGGATGCTTTGAACTGGAAGGGGCGCAGAGCAAGAGTGAAACATGGACAGCCCTTATCCGAGATCTGATTCTTATCGGTCCGACCTTCTGGCTCACGCTCCGTCCGAACAAGAGCCTGATCGGCCTCTGGCGTTCGAAGTAAAATTAAAACGGCAAAACGCCTAAGTCCAAATCACCGGTTCTCACTTTCGCAAGAATTTCAAGACCGGTGATTTTTTGCATCATACGCATGTTGTCGTCTTCCATTTCCAGATTGCCACTATCGCCGTAACGGTTCACCACGATTCCGCGAACAAAAAGTCCTCGGCTTTTAGCATATTCCACGGTCAACACGCAGGAATTGATGGAGCCCAAGGCTGCCGTGGTGACAATCAAAAGCGGCAAATTCACCGCCTTCATGATGTCTTCGAGAAAATACTTTTTTCCACAGGATTCACCGTTTGCGTCCACGTCATCGCGGATCGGGCAGATGATTCCACCGCTCCCTTCTACGAACACAAAAGAGTGCCTTTCCGCGGCCTTTTTAAAGTCCGACTTCACTTGGGACAGCTCTACCGGATTTCCCTCTTTACGGGCCGCTAAATGCGGCGAAACGGCTTCTTTATAAACATAGCTCACCAGTTCTTCTTCAGAGTCCGAAAGTCCGGCGAAAGTTTTCACATAATCCGCATCGCCCGCAACCCAGTGACCATTTTTGAATTCGGCACCGCTCAATGCGGCCTTATAATA
Coding sequences within it:
- a CDS encoding MauE/DoxX family redox-associated membrane protein; translation: MKKHILSTILLLIATFLTAVCVAEVAFPESFLTFTDYESLIEKFPKIWKYNIHVGIASLIVSILLVIPAYLKDKEFTIKGLETLFRIGIGGMFIFASLFKIQDPKQFAVLVAQYQFLPDFVNNFFALVYPQFEFWFGLALIVTPFTKECSLAIFGMFVSFIIALIWALALDLGITCGCFELEGAQSKSETWTALIRDLILIGPTFWLTLRPNKSLIGLWRSK
- the bioD gene encoding dethiobiotin synthase — translated: MSNGCLNAKGYFVTATGTDVGKTFITALLVKKWRDSGIDAGYYKAALSGAEFKNGHWVAGDADYVKTFAGLSDSEEELVSYVYKEAVSPHLAARKEGNPVELSQVKSDFKKAAERHSFVFVEGSGGIICPIRDDVDANGESCGKKYFLEDIMKAVNLPLLIVTTAALGSINSCVLTVEYAKSRGLFVRGIVVNRYGDSGNLEMEDDNMRMMQKITGLEILAKVRTGDLDLGVLPF